The Vespa velutina chromosome 4, iVesVel2.1, whole genome shotgun sequence genome has a window encoding:
- the LOC124948577 gene encoding coiled-coil domain-containing protein 97 — protein sequence MMLMERQVSNVEQNSIKTMTEVRNNLEDELLNYLAESDANFKSQQKDDPELTFEEKRTIANNLLQKSHCLFLAKFGHYLREEHLKYFDSAKDENYEISYHINRLRRHFNNSIRQRDIKNRRYEALKKLIEEGEYFSECEMMKRNPLLYEQLVGQYLTKKQKETRDNIDMKSITFVHLLMESIERDWAKEREKLQKEEEDNVLEENDSDDSDDNDDDDVDDANENCSLKLSNLKEEQNKSWGELSDVQVNKEDENKTKHIHKYIQKISTKEKEILKEEFVTHMYQSFLEGKDPDFDYSMVDNNEAYDNVDLRTQDEEEKYFDSESPETIIPENGIVQSESEDELDAYMRSLKEQTSTNTYSVDNET from the exons ATGATGCTTATGGAAAGACAAGTTTCAAACGTGGAACAGAATTCTATCAAAACAATGACAGAGGTTAGAAATAACTTGGAAGATGAATTGTTGAATTATTTGGCTGAAAGTGATGCAAATTTTAAAAGTCAACAAAAAGATGATCCTGAATTAACATTTGAAGAAAAGCGAACAATTGCAAATAATTTACTTCAAAAAAGTCATTGTTTATTTCTTGCAAAATTTGGACATTATTTACGTGaagaacatttaaaatattttgacaGCGCTAAGgatgaaaattatgaaatatcctATCATATAAACAGATTACGCagacattttaataattctataagacaaagagatataaaaaataggcGATATGAGGCActtaaaaaattgatagagGAAGGAGAATATTTTAGTGAATGTGAAATGATGAAACGGAACCCATTATTATATGAACAACTTGTTGgacaatatttaacaaaaaagcaaaaagaaactcgcgataatatagatatgaaAAGTATTACCTTCGTTCATCTCCTCATGGAAAGTATTGAAAGAGATTGGGCTAAAGAAcgtgaaaaattacaaaaagaagaagaagataatgtTCTAGAAGAGAATGATTCTGATGATtctgatgataatgatgatgatgacgttGATGATGCAAATGAAAATTGTTCCTTGAAACTTTCAAATTTGAAAGAGGAACAAAATAAATCTTGGGGTGAATTATCTGATGTTCaagttaataaagaagatgaaaacaaaacaaaacatatacataaatatatacaaaaaatctcaaccaaagaaaaagagatacttAAAGAGGAATTTGTAACACATATGTATCAAAGTTTTCTAGAAGGGAAAGATCCTGATTTTGATTAtag CATggtcgataataatgaagcaTATGATAATGTAGATTTGCGAACtcaagatgaagaagaaaaatattttgattcaGAATCTCCTGAAACTATTATTCCAGAAAATGGCATAGTTCAGAGTGAATCTGAAGATGAATTGGATGCTTACATGCGATCGTTGAag GAACAGACTTCTACAAACACATATAGTGTGGACAATGAGACATGA
- the LOC124948648 gene encoding vacuolar protein sorting-associated protein 35 isoform X1, giving the protein MVSLFFSQPMTSAMTGVEEQEKLLEDAIGVVKVQAFQMKHCLDKMKLMDALKHASTMLGELRTSLLSPKSYYELYMAITDELRHLELYLLDEFQKGRKVTDLYELVQYVGNIVPRLYLLITVGLVYIKTTPGLKRNLLRDLVEMCRGVQHPLRGLFLRNYLLQCIRNILPDVAESDDEDGTVRDSIDFVLMNFAEMNKLWVRMQHQGHSRDRERREREREELRILVGTNLVRLSQLESVTLDKYKKLVLPGILEQVVSCRDAIAQEYLMECIIQVFPEEFHLQTLNAFLKSCAELQNGVNVKNIIISLIDRLAAFSQRSDGVGGPGSPNQVPGIPQDVKLFDVFSDQIATIIQTRQDMPAEDIVSLQVALINLAHKCYPDRVDYVDKVLLTTVQIFQKQNVDKLEYNSAVSRELVRLMKIPVDNYKNILTVLKLEHYAPLLEYFDYEGRKLLAIYIITNILENETLIPTQEQVDAILSMVSPLVQDQSDQPSIEEDPEDFAEEQGLLGRLIHHFKSDTADQQYMILSAARKHFSAGGNRRIKYTLPPIIFQAYQLAFTYKGLKDQDDMWQKKCQKIFQFCHTTITALMKAELAELPLRLFLQGAIAIGEIRFNNFEMVAYEFMSQAFSIYEDEISDSKAQLAAITLIIATFEQMSCFSEENAEPVRNQCALYASKLLRKPDQCRGVATCSHIFWSGKSLATDGKEMHDANKVLDCLKKGIRIASQCMDTSVQVQLYVELLNHYIYFYEKGNTAVTIQILNQVIAKIREELPNLEVSEETEQIQKHLANTLEHLRNRMESPESEGLSYQRLVL; this is encoded by the exons atg gtatctttatttttctcgcaGCCAATGACATCTGCCATGACTGGGGtggaagaacaagaaaaactCCTTGAAGATGCAATAGGCGTGGTCAAAGTTCAAGCTTTTCAAATGAAGCACTGTTTGGATAAGATGAAACTCATGGATGCATTAAAACATGCTTCTACAATGTTAGGAGAACTCAGGACTTCCCTATTAAGTCCAAAAAGTTATTATGAACTTT atatgGCAATTACAGATGAATTAAGACatttagaattatatttattagacgAATTtcagaaaggaaggaaagttaCAGATTTATACGAGTTAGTGCAATATGTTGGTAATATCGTACCAAGatt aTATTTGCTTATCACAGTTGGATTAGTATATATCAAAACAACTCCAGGCCtaaaaagaaatcttcttCGAGACTTAGTAGAAATGTGTAGAGGTGTACAACATCCTTTAAGAGGTCTTTTtttgagaaattatttattgcaatgtatacgtaatatattacCAGATGTTGCAGAAAGTGATGATGAAGATGGAACT GTCCGTGATAGCATAGATTTTGTTCTTATGAATTTTGCAGAAATGAATAAGTTGTGGGTACGCATGCAACATCAAGGTCACAgtagagatagggagagacgagaaagagaaagagaagaattaagaatattagtTGGAACAAATCTTGTACGATTAAGTCAATTAGAATCTGTTACATTAGATAAGTATAAAAAG TTAGTATTACCAGGTATTTTAGAACAAGTGGTAAGTTGTAGAGATGCAATTGCTCAAGAATATCTCATGGAATGTATTATACAG gtatttcCAGAAGAATTCCATCTACAGACACTAAATGCATTCCTAAAATCTTGTGCAGAATTACAAAATGGAGtaaatgtgaaaaatataataatttctctaaTAGATAGACTTGCAGCATTCAGTCAGAGATCTGATGGTGTAGGAGGACCAGGAAGTCCTAATCAAGTTCCAGGAATTCCACAAGATGTTAAACTATTTGATGTATTTAGTGATCAAATAGCAACTATTATACAg ACTAGACAAGATATGCCGGCTGAAGATATAGTTTCTCTTCAAGTAGCTCTTATTAATTTAGCACATAAGTGCTATCCAGACAGGGTAGATTATGTTGACAAAGTTTTGTTAACTACTGTACAAATATTCCAAAAACAAAATGTAGATAA gtTGGAGTACAATAGTGCTGTATCAAGAGAATTAGTTAGGTTAATGAAAATTCCTGTAGATAATTACAAGAATATTTTGACTGTCCTAAAATTGGAACATTATGCAcctttattagaatattttgattatgagggtagaaaattattagctatttatataataacaaatatactaGAAAATGAAACTTTGATACCAACTCAAGAACAAGTGGATGCTATTTTGTCAATGGTATCACCATTAGTTCAAGACCAATCTGATCAGCCTAGTATAGAAGAAGATCCTGAAGATTTTGCAGAGGAACAAGGACTTCTTGGTCGATTAATTCATCATTTTAAATCTGATACTGCCGATCAACAATATATGATATTGAGTGCTGCCAGAAAACACTTTAGTGCTGGTGGCAATCGAAGAATAAAGTATACACTTCCACCCATTATTTTTCAGGCGTATCAATTAGCTTTTACATATAAAGGATTAAAAGATCAG GATGATATGTGGCAAAAAAAGtgtcaaaaaatttttcaattttgtcaTACAACTATAACTGCATTAATGAAAGCAGAATTAGCAGAGTTACCGCTAAGGTTGTTTCTTCAAGGAGCTATTGCTATAGGAgaaattcgttttaataacTTTGAAATGGTTGCTTATGAATTTATGAGTCAAGCATTTTCAATATATGAAGATGAAATTAGTGACTCAAAAGCCCAACTTGCAGCTATCACATTAATTATTGCTACGTTTGAACAGATGAGTTGTTTTAGTGAGGAAAATGCAGAACCAGTGAGAAACCAATGTGCTTTATATGCTAgtaaattattacgaaaacCAGATCAATGCAGAGGTGTTGCTACATGTTCACACATATTTTGGTCTGGAAAATCTTTAGCTACAGAtggaaaagaa ATGCATGATGCAAATAAAGTTTTggattgtttaaaaaaaggaataaggatAGCAAGTCAATGTATGGATACTTCTGTACAAGTACAATTATATGTAGAATTGTtgaatcattatatttatttttatgaaaaaggaaatactGCG GTTAcgatacaaattttaaatcaagTGATCGCAAAAATTAGGGAGGAACTTCCTAATTTAGAAGTTAGTGAAGAAACAGAACAAATTCAAAAACATTTAGCAAACACATTGGAACACTTAAGGAATAGAATGGAATCACCGGAATCTGAGGGTTTATCTTACCAACGTcttgttttgtaa
- the LOC124948648 gene encoding vacuolar protein sorting-associated protein 35 isoform X2 encodes MPMTSAMTGVEEQEKLLEDAIGVVKVQAFQMKHCLDKMKLMDALKHASTMLGELRTSLLSPKSYYELYMAITDELRHLELYLLDEFQKGRKVTDLYELVQYVGNIVPRLYLLITVGLVYIKTTPGLKRNLLRDLVEMCRGVQHPLRGLFLRNYLLQCIRNILPDVAESDDEDGTVRDSIDFVLMNFAEMNKLWVRMQHQGHSRDRERREREREELRILVGTNLVRLSQLESVTLDKYKKLVLPGILEQVVSCRDAIAQEYLMECIIQVFPEEFHLQTLNAFLKSCAELQNGVNVKNIIISLIDRLAAFSQRSDGVGGPGSPNQVPGIPQDVKLFDVFSDQIATIIQTRQDMPAEDIVSLQVALINLAHKCYPDRVDYVDKVLLTTVQIFQKQNVDKLEYNSAVSRELVRLMKIPVDNYKNILTVLKLEHYAPLLEYFDYEGRKLLAIYIITNILENETLIPTQEQVDAILSMVSPLVQDQSDQPSIEEDPEDFAEEQGLLGRLIHHFKSDTADQQYMILSAARKHFSAGGNRRIKYTLPPIIFQAYQLAFTYKGLKDQDDMWQKKCQKIFQFCHTTITALMKAELAELPLRLFLQGAIAIGEIRFNNFEMVAYEFMSQAFSIYEDEISDSKAQLAAITLIIATFEQMSCFSEENAEPVRNQCALYASKLLRKPDQCRGVATCSHIFWSGKSLATDGKEMHDANKVLDCLKKGIRIASQCMDTSVQVQLYVELLNHYIYFYEKGNTAVTIQILNQVIAKIREELPNLEVSEETEQIQKHLANTLEHLRNRMESPESEGLSYQRLVL; translated from the exons atg CCAATGACATCTGCCATGACTGGGGtggaagaacaagaaaaactCCTTGAAGATGCAATAGGCGTGGTCAAAGTTCAAGCTTTTCAAATGAAGCACTGTTTGGATAAGATGAAACTCATGGATGCATTAAAACATGCTTCTACAATGTTAGGAGAACTCAGGACTTCCCTATTAAGTCCAAAAAGTTATTATGAACTTT atatgGCAATTACAGATGAATTAAGACatttagaattatatttattagacgAATTtcagaaaggaaggaaagttaCAGATTTATACGAGTTAGTGCAATATGTTGGTAATATCGTACCAAGatt aTATTTGCTTATCACAGTTGGATTAGTATATATCAAAACAACTCCAGGCCtaaaaagaaatcttcttCGAGACTTAGTAGAAATGTGTAGAGGTGTACAACATCCTTTAAGAGGTCTTTTtttgagaaattatttattgcaatgtatacgtaatatattacCAGATGTTGCAGAAAGTGATGATGAAGATGGAACT GTCCGTGATAGCATAGATTTTGTTCTTATGAATTTTGCAGAAATGAATAAGTTGTGGGTACGCATGCAACATCAAGGTCACAgtagagatagggagagacgagaaagagaaagagaagaattaagaatattagtTGGAACAAATCTTGTACGATTAAGTCAATTAGAATCTGTTACATTAGATAAGTATAAAAAG TTAGTATTACCAGGTATTTTAGAACAAGTGGTAAGTTGTAGAGATGCAATTGCTCAAGAATATCTCATGGAATGTATTATACAG gtatttcCAGAAGAATTCCATCTACAGACACTAAATGCATTCCTAAAATCTTGTGCAGAATTACAAAATGGAGtaaatgtgaaaaatataataatttctctaaTAGATAGACTTGCAGCATTCAGTCAGAGATCTGATGGTGTAGGAGGACCAGGAAGTCCTAATCAAGTTCCAGGAATTCCACAAGATGTTAAACTATTTGATGTATTTAGTGATCAAATAGCAACTATTATACAg ACTAGACAAGATATGCCGGCTGAAGATATAGTTTCTCTTCAAGTAGCTCTTATTAATTTAGCACATAAGTGCTATCCAGACAGGGTAGATTATGTTGACAAAGTTTTGTTAACTACTGTACAAATATTCCAAAAACAAAATGTAGATAA gtTGGAGTACAATAGTGCTGTATCAAGAGAATTAGTTAGGTTAATGAAAATTCCTGTAGATAATTACAAGAATATTTTGACTGTCCTAAAATTGGAACATTATGCAcctttattagaatattttgattatgagggtagaaaattattagctatttatataataacaaatatactaGAAAATGAAACTTTGATACCAACTCAAGAACAAGTGGATGCTATTTTGTCAATGGTATCACCATTAGTTCAAGACCAATCTGATCAGCCTAGTATAGAAGAAGATCCTGAAGATTTTGCAGAGGAACAAGGACTTCTTGGTCGATTAATTCATCATTTTAAATCTGATACTGCCGATCAACAATATATGATATTGAGTGCTGCCAGAAAACACTTTAGTGCTGGTGGCAATCGAAGAATAAAGTATACACTTCCACCCATTATTTTTCAGGCGTATCAATTAGCTTTTACATATAAAGGATTAAAAGATCAG GATGATATGTGGCAAAAAAAGtgtcaaaaaatttttcaattttgtcaTACAACTATAACTGCATTAATGAAAGCAGAATTAGCAGAGTTACCGCTAAGGTTGTTTCTTCAAGGAGCTATTGCTATAGGAgaaattcgttttaataacTTTGAAATGGTTGCTTATGAATTTATGAGTCAAGCATTTTCAATATATGAAGATGAAATTAGTGACTCAAAAGCCCAACTTGCAGCTATCACATTAATTATTGCTACGTTTGAACAGATGAGTTGTTTTAGTGAGGAAAATGCAGAACCAGTGAGAAACCAATGTGCTTTATATGCTAgtaaattattacgaaaacCAGATCAATGCAGAGGTGTTGCTACATGTTCACACATATTTTGGTCTGGAAAATCTTTAGCTACAGAtggaaaagaa ATGCATGATGCAAATAAAGTTTTggattgtttaaaaaaaggaataaggatAGCAAGTCAATGTATGGATACTTCTGTACAAGTACAATTATATGTAGAATTGTtgaatcattatatttatttttatgaaaaaggaaatactGCG GTTAcgatacaaattttaaatcaagTGATCGCAAAAATTAGGGAGGAACTTCCTAATTTAGAAGTTAGTGAAGAAACAGAACAAATTCAAAAACATTTAGCAAACACATTGGAACACTTAAGGAATAGAATGGAATCACCGGAATCTGAGGGTTTATCTTACCAACGTcttgttttgtaa